A stretch of the Cydia amplana chromosome 6, ilCydAmpl1.1, whole genome shotgun sequence genome encodes the following:
- the LOC134649165 gene encoding Bardet-Biedl syndrome 1 protein homolog, with amino-acid sequence MSSMTRWLDVEVGTDDVDLNALPSNLCLVDLHNDNEYRLLLGDLGRDEDGPKLRIFQGVTQVSDMVLPDLPLAVVSLYTNDNVPRSLPIIAVAFSSCIYIYRNMKLFYKYYLPSVELNASEIEVWKQLLTPANQNPASVKSYTDSLKHFPEKSLSQQSQNFLSMSSDQQLEYLEQSPELPAMVLPEITCVTSMKLASVDKHAAACLIVGTEDGDVFVLESQMFNQLSQAKLCNVRKTPYQMIATGLYSVDYRITVATREKSVCLLKRGWKEGKILFNTEEHIIAIEVIPADSSVIAICADNTLTCYSKKGKKQWSLNLEHRPIAISLVAISHLGATLIAVSLASGHVHLYDGKARRDTIFVRDVASVLKFGQLGQEEHVFIIVTGSGHLMLKILKRTAEFNAHGVGIESSAPSAGKPWLIPKKSKLFLEQSVRERENAVGMHISFQQEMSRLRLVAAKTLLEAHQKSDNSVGVGALEPIRLAAEVEGLGPVFRVTLQVENTSDKAVVGLSILFHVHTSNYKVSQPYIKVPLLAPNSRLRFPTKVEEVFDSELNPDIFFRSVTGQGGERALVKILLLKEGGRGPVLAVSVQMPPTDPMMLPYDKMQDTDGFGDANATFANDA; translated from the exons atgAGCAGCATGACCCGTTGGTTGGACGTGGAAGTGGGCACGGACGACGTGGACCTGAACGCGCTTCCGTCCAACTTGTGCTTGGTGGATTTGCACAATGACAACGAATATAGGTTGCTATTGGGAGACTTGGGGAGGGATGAGGATGGACCCAAGTTGAGG ATCTTCCAGGGCGTAACGCAAGTGTCCGACATGGTGCTCCCCGATCTACCGCTAGCAGTAGTCAGTCTGTACACCAACGACAATGTGCCCCGCAGTCTCCCGATCATTGCCGTCGCATTCAGCTCTTGTATCTACATTTATAGGAATATGAAACTGTTCTATAAGTACTATCTGCCTAGTGTGGAGCTAAATGCGAGTGAGATTGAGGTTTGGAAACAG CTCCTTACCCCAGCCAATCAAAACCCTGCTTCCGTCAAATCGTACACGGACAGCCTAAAGCACTTCCCAGAGAAGTCCCTCAGCCAGCAATCGCAGAACTTCCTCAGCATGAGCTCAGACCAGCAGTTGGAGTATCTTGAACAGTCTCCGGAGCTGCCTGCAATGGTGCTGCCAGAGATCACTTGTGTTACCAGTATGAAG TTGGCTTCGGTGGACAAGCACGCGGCTGCGTGTTTGATTGTCGGAACGGAAGATGGCGATGTTTTTGTACTGGAATCACAGATGTTTAATCAGTTGTCACAG GCAAAGCTGTGTAATGTGAGGAAAACGCCTTATCAAATGATAGCAACGGGTCTGTACAGCGTAGACTATAGAATTACTGTGGCGACCAG AGAGAAATCAGTGTGTCTgctaaaaaggggttggaaaGAAGGAAAGATTTTGTTCAACACGGAGGAACATATTATTGCCATTGAAGTGATACCGGCAGACAGCAGTGTAATCGCTATATGCGCCGATAATACGCTCACCTGCTATAGTAAGAAG GGTAAAAAGCAGTGGTCCCTAAACCTGGAGCATCGTCCGATCGCCATATCGCTAGTGGCGATATCGCACCTCGGGGCTACATTGATAGCTGTGTCGCTTGCTTCTGGCCACGTTCATCTGTATGATGGAAAGGCACGAAGAGATACTATTTTTGTTAGAG ACGTGGCGTCAGTCCTAAAGTTTGGTCAGCTTGGGCAAGAGGAGCACGTCTTCATTATTGTTACAGGAA GCGGCCAtctaatgctaaaaattctGAAGAGGACAGCAGAATTCAACGCCCATGGCGTGGGCATAGAGTCGTCCGCGCCCAGCGCTGGGAAGCCGTGGCTCATACCCAAGAAGTCCAAGCTGTTTCTAGAGCAGAGTGTGAGGGAAAGAGAAAACGCTGTTG GTATGCACATATCGTTTCAACAAGAGATGAGTCGCCTACGGCTCGTAGCCGCGAAAACTCTACTAGAGGCGCATCAGAAGAGCGATAATTCAGTAGGCGTCGGCGCCCTAGAACCCATCAGGCTAGCAGCCGAG GTAGAAGGATTAGGTCCAGTGTTCCGAGTGACACTGCAAGTTGAGAACACGAGCGATAAGGCCGTGGTCGGCCTCTCCATACTATTTCATGTGCACACCTCCAACTATAAGGTGTCGCAGCCATATATAAAG GTACCGCTCCTCGCACCAAACAGCAGACTCCGCTTCCCGACCAAAGTGGAAGAAGTGTTCGACAGTGAACTGAACCCGGACATTTTCTTCCGTTCCGTGACCGGGCAGGGGGGGGAGCGGGCGCTGGTCAAGATACTGCTGCtgaaggagggggggagggggccCGTGCTGGCCGTGTCGGTGCAGATGCCCCCGACGGACCCGATGATGCTGCCCTATGATAAGATGCAGGATACGGATGGCTTTGGGGATGCAAATGCAACTTTTGCTAATGACGCCTGA